Proteins found in one Hevea brasiliensis isolate MT/VB/25A 57/8 chromosome 18, ASM3005281v1, whole genome shotgun sequence genomic segment:
- the LOC110653700 gene encoding CRAL-TRIO domain-containing protein YKL091C, whose protein sequence is MEKTQEIAVTQMRKSSEKFGSSTESYGDTTLMRFLIARSMDPEKAAKMFVQWQKWRAAFVPNGFIADSEVQDELQTRKIYLQSLTKEGYPLLIVKASKHLPAKDHLQFKKFVVHLLDKTIASSLKGKEKGNEKLIAILDLQQIAYRNIDARGLIIGFQFLQAYYPERLAKLFILHMPWFFVSVWRMVSRFLEKATLEKIVIVSNEEERKDFMKEIGEESLPEEYGGQAKLVALQDVILPQLEV, encoded by the exons ATGGAGAAAACCCAAGAAATTGCGGTGACCCAGATGAGGAAATCAAGTGAGAAGTTTGGTTCTTCAACTGAG AGCTATGGGGACACAACATTGATGAGATTCTTAATTGCGAGGTCAATGGACCCAGAAAAGGCAGCAAAGatgtttgtacagtggcagaaaTGGAGGGCTGCATTTGTTCCTAATGGGTTTATAGCAGACTCTGAAGTTCAAGATGAGCTGCAAACAAGGAAGATATATTTGCAGAGTTTAACAAAAGAGGGATATCCACTGTTGATTGTCAAAGCAAGCAAGCATTTGCCTGCAAAGGATCATCTACAATTCAAGA AGTTTGTGGTTCATTTGCTAGACAAAACAATTGCAAG CTCattgaaaggaaaagaaaaaggaaatgaaaAGTTGATTGCCATTCTCGATCTGCAACAAATTGCATATAGGAACATTGATGCACGTGGTTTGATCATTGGTTTTCAATTTTTGCAG GCTTACTACCCTGAGCGTTTAGCAAAGCTCTTCATTTTACATATGCCATGGTTCTTTGTTAGTGTATGGAGGATGGTTTCTCGTTTCCTTGAGAAAGCAACACTGGAAaag ATTGTTATAGTCAGcaatgaagaagaaagaaaagatttTATGAAGGAAATTGGTGAAGAATCCTTGCCTGAAGAGTATGGTGGTCAAGCGAAGCTTGTAGCTCTCCAAGATGTTATTCTGCCTCAGTTGGAGGTTTGA
- the LOC110653699 gene encoding two-component response regulator ORR21 produces the protein MAALQPVASSVSATASNYGSCKAGAADVVVSDQFPMGLRVLVVDDDTTCLKILEQMLRRCLYHVTTCSQAKVALNLLRERKGCFDVVLSDVHMPDMDGYKLLEHVGLEMDLPVIMMSADGRTSAVMRGIRHGACDYLIKPIREEELKNIWQHVVRKKWHENKELEHSGSLEDNDRNKRGNDDTEIASSVNEGTDGVLKGQKKRSISKDEDDGEPENDDPSTSKKPRVVWSVELHQQFVSAVNQLGIDKAVPKRILELMNVPGLTRENVASHLQKFRLYLKRLSGVAQQGGISNAFCGPMDSNVKLNSLGRFDIQALAASGQIPPQTLAALHAELLGRPAGSLVATLDQPALVQASIQGPKCIPVEHGVSFGQPLVKCQSNISKPFPQNMVSVELVTSGLGAWTSNTNPGGMSTQNGSMLMDMLHHQQQPQQQSLSEPSRSINVQPSCLVVPSQSSASFQAGNSPASVNQSCNFNRNSVIDYSLLSSQSNNSSLNIGHMPDGNLKTTVVVNGYSAPGSISPSASSCSVNADSGITRQVQNSAITFGAARHLPGLDSNICDILCSYGAKSGEVLDQGPLRNLGFVGKGTRLPSRFAVEEFEAPINNLSHGKIYVENSGSKVKQEPNMEYLDVARVGIPVLQQFPPNDLMSVFTE, from the exons ATGGCTGCTTTGCAGCCAGTGGCGTCGAGCGTGAGCGCGACTGCCAGTAATTATGGTTCTTGTAAAGCTGGTGCTGCTGATGTGGTGGTTTCTGATCAGTTTCCGATGGGTTTGCGTGTTTTAGTTGTGGATGATGATACTACTTGCTTGAAGATTCTTGAGCAGATGCTTCGCCGTTGCCTTTATCACG TTACAACTTGTTCCCAGGCCAAAGTAGCTTTGAATCTTCTGAGGGAAAGGAAAGGTTGTTTTGATGTGGTACTAAGTGATGTTCATATGCCTGATATGGATGGGTATAAACTTCTTGAGCATGTTGGCTTAGAAATGGACCTTCCAGTTATTA TGATGTCTGCTGATGGAAGAACAAGTGCTGTAATGAGGGGGATTAGACATGGAGCTTGTGATTATTTGATTAAACCTATACGTGAAGAAGAGCTCAAGAATATATGGCAGCATGTTGTTAGGAAAAAGTGGCATGAAAATAAAGAACTTGAACATTCTGGAAGCTTGGAAGACAATGATCGGAATAAACGAGGAAATGATGATACTGAAATTGCTTCTTCTGTTAATGAAGGAACAGATGGAGTTTTGAAAGGTCAGAAAAAGAGGAGCATTTCTAAAGATGAAGATGATGGTGAACCAGAAAATGATGATCCCTCCACATCGAAGAAACCGCGTGTTGTATGGTCTGTGGAGCTTCATCAACAATTTGTCAGTGCTGTAAACCAGCTTGGAATTGACA AGGCTGTACCTAAGAGAATtctagaattgatgaatgtaccTGGTTTAACCAGAGAAAATGTTGCAAGTCATTTGCAG AAGTTTAGACTGTATCTGAAGAGATTAAGTGGGGTTGCTCAACAAGGTGGGATTTCCAATGCATTCTGTGGCCCCATGGACTCAAATGTAAAACTTAATTCACTTGGAAGATTTGACATTCAAGCTTTGGCTGCCTCGGGTCAGATTCCTCCGCAAACATTAGCGGCGCTGCATGCTGAACTTCTTGGTCGACCAGCAGGTAGCCTAGTTGCAACATTGGACCAACCGGCTCTCGTACAAGCATCCATACAGGGGCCCAAGTGTATTCCTGTTGAGCATGGCGTGTCATTTGGTCAGCCATTGGTAAAATGTCAATCCAACATTTCTAAACCTTTCCCACAAAATATGGTATCTGTTGAACTTGTTACTTCTGGACTTGGAGCCTGGACTTCTAATACTAATCCTGGAGGTATGAGTACTCAAAATGGTAGCATGTTGATGGACATGTTACATCATCAGCAACAACCACAGCAGCAGTCATTATCAGAGCCCAGCCGTTCAATTAATGTACAGCCATCTTGCCTGGTGGTCCCTTCTCAGTCATCAGCCAGTTTTCAGGCCGGAAATAGTCCTGCTTCAGTCAATCAGAGTTGCAACTTTAACAGGAATTCTGTCATTGATTATAGCCTTCTGTCATCTCAGTCAAATAATTCTTCATTGAATATTGGGCACATGCCAGATGGGAATCTAAAAACTACAGTTGTTGTTAATGGGTACTCAGCCCCTGGTTCCATATCTCCTTCTGCATCATCATGTTCTGTCAATGCTGACAGTGGCATCACtcgtcaagttcaaaattcagccATTACCTTTGGAGCTGCTAGACATTTACCAGGGCTGGATTCAAATATTTGTGACATCCTGTGTTCTTATGGTGCAAAGTCAGGTGAAGTTCTTGATCAAGGGCCACTTAGGAACCTTGGATTTGTTGGTAAGGGGACTCGCCTTCCAAGCCGATTTGCAGTGGAAGAATTTGAGGCACCAATTAATAACTTAAGCCACGGGAAAATTTATGTGGAGAATAGTGGCAGTAAAGTGAAGCAGGAGCCAAATATGGAATACTTAGATGTTGCGAGAGTGGGCATTCCAGTATTGCAGCAATTTCCTCCAAATGATCTCATGAGTGTCTTCACAGAATAG